The following are encoded in a window of Candidatus Hydrogenedentota bacterium genomic DNA:
- a CDS encoding sugar phosphate isomerase/epimerase yields the protein MGKIGIGVNMEFVRHADKPFEWGVRKAAEFGYEYVEPMVHLGRELLSEAGYFHSVSMLDDPYRVKKACEDAGIQLSGLSAHCPLCKPEVSTEYLKQAVRFAAECGAPVVNTDEGPKPAWTTEEEDHVLMRYVLKEASLVAERRGILIGLEPHQQYSKDPDGLDRIHNLVDSPAIGINFDTGNSYLCGHDPIRWLQRVNDRLVHLHAKEIPRAQAEAERGKVTGTAVGCACGEGVIDWPNVVRVLRSCPRDIVMSVECGTVEEAERSITYLKTLTG from the coding sequence ATGGGGAAGATCGGCATTGGAGTCAATATGGAATTTGTGCGCCACGCGGACAAGCCGTTCGAGTGGGGCGTGCGGAAAGCGGCGGAATTCGGCTATGAGTACGTTGAGCCGATGGTCCACCTGGGCCGCGAACTGCTGAGCGAGGCGGGTTACTTCCACAGCGTGTCGATGCTGGACGACCCGTACCGGGTCAAGAAAGCGTGCGAGGACGCGGGCATCCAGTTGTCGGGGTTGTCCGCCCATTGCCCGCTGTGCAAGCCGGAGGTCAGCACGGAGTACCTGAAACAGGCGGTGCGCTTCGCGGCGGAGTGCGGCGCGCCGGTGGTCAATACCGACGAAGGCCCGAAGCCGGCCTGGACCACCGAGGAGGAGGACCACGTGCTGATGCGCTACGTGCTGAAGGAGGCGTCGCTCGTCGCGGAGCGGCGCGGTATTCTGATCGGCCTGGAACCGCACCAGCAATACAGCAAGGACCCGGACGGCCTCGACCGTATCCACAATCTCGTTGATTCGCCGGCCATCGGCATCAATTTCGACACGGGCAACAGCTACCTGTGCGGACACGACCCGATCCGGTGGCTGCAACGGGTCAACGACCGGCTCGTGCACCTGCACGCGAAGGAAATCCCGCGCGCGCAGGCTGAAGCGGAACGCGGCAAGGTGACCGGCACCGCCGTGGGTTGCGCGTGCGGCGAGGGCGTCATCGACTGGCCGAATGTGGTGCGCGTGCTCAGGTCGTGCCCGCGCGACATCGTCATGAGCGTCGAGTGCGGCACCGTCGAAGAAGCGGAGCGTAGCATCACCTATCTCAAGACCCTGACCGGGTGA
- a CDS encoding fucose isomerase → MAKRIEKVYLISNGDFRSSACVECWPMQELTLREVAKAFRKLGVQTETLTKYDAKKKHGFITRQSEGAAVFSKIDPNAPVVVVLSCWAYSHHVCGPLQTHKGPILLLANFDGTWPGLVALLNHSGSLHRLHIPHARLWTDAFTKDEFFMTQLGNWLRTQKIEYDASHLRDAAKLRLAPAAKRFGAELAADIRTKRRIMGQFDPGCMGMLNAVMDPALVGAAGMPIEYLNQSDLLAEMNLVSDAEAQRHLNWLVKKGCNFHWGTDGSKELVHGQVISQMKMYAAAGRMVERFGLSAIGIPYQLGLARCCSASDLVEGMLNNADRPPIKSPETGAIVKQGKAIPHFNEGDLGAGIPQMLMNEIYDRKGMPAETTLHDVRWGREYDGKFVWVFLVSGGAPPAHFGGWRRTHVYRQPAMYFPLGGGTCSGISKPGLITWARCYEQYGEMGMDLGTGEVLDLPAPEVQERLDKTTPVWPIANVHIPGYDRNQLMATHMSNHIVVGYGNILPELAATCLNLGIKTRIAGDAGKELA, encoded by the coding sequence ATGGCAAAACGCATTGAGAAGGTCTATCTGATCTCGAACGGCGATTTTCGCAGCTCGGCCTGCGTCGAGTGCTGGCCGATGCAGGAGTTGACGCTTCGGGAAGTGGCCAAGGCCTTTCGCAAGTTGGGCGTCCAGACGGAAACGCTTACGAAGTACGACGCAAAGAAGAAACATGGGTTCATTACGCGCCAGAGCGAAGGCGCGGCGGTCTTCTCGAAGATTGACCCCAACGCGCCGGTCGTCGTCGTGCTGAGTTGCTGGGCCTATTCGCACCACGTGTGCGGGCCGCTCCAGACCCACAAGGGCCCCATCCTGCTGCTCGCGAATTTCGACGGCACCTGGCCCGGCCTCGTCGCGCTGCTCAATCATTCGGGGTCGCTGCACCGGTTGCACATCCCGCATGCGCGGCTCTGGACGGACGCGTTCACAAAAGACGAATTCTTCATGACGCAACTCGGCAACTGGCTGCGCACGCAGAAGATCGAGTACGACGCTTCTCACCTGCGCGACGCCGCGAAGCTGCGCCTCGCGCCTGCCGCGAAGCGCTTTGGCGCCGAACTCGCGGCAGACATCCGCACGAAACGCCGCATCATGGGCCAGTTCGATCCCGGCTGCATGGGCATGCTCAACGCGGTCATGGACCCCGCGCTCGTCGGCGCGGCAGGCATGCCCATCGAGTATCTGAATCAATCCGACTTGCTCGCCGAGATGAACCTCGTGAGCGACGCGGAAGCGCAGCGCCACCTGAACTGGCTTGTGAAGAAAGGCTGCAACTTCCACTGGGGCACGGACGGCTCCAAGGAACTCGTCCATGGGCAGGTCATCTCACAGATGAAGATGTACGCCGCCGCGGGCCGGATGGTCGAGCGCTTCGGCCTCAGCGCCATCGGCATTCCCTATCAATTGGGTCTCGCGCGCTGCTGCTCCGCGTCCGACTTGGTCGAGGGTATGCTCAACAACGCCGACCGCCCCCCCATCAAGAGCCCGGAGACCGGCGCCATCGTCAAGCAGGGCAAGGCCATCCCGCATTTCAATGAAGGCGACCTCGGCGCGGGCATCCCCCAGATGCTCATGAACGAAATCTATGATCGCAAAGGCATGCCGGCCGAGACGACGCTGCACGACGTGCGGTGGGGCCGCGAGTATGACGGGAAATTCGTATGGGTATTTCTGGTCAGCGGCGGCGCGCCGCCCGCCCACTTCGGCGGATGGAGAAGGACCCACGTGTACCGGCAGCCGGCCATGTATTTCCCGCTCGGCGGAGGCACGTGCTCGGGCATCTCGAAACCCGGGCTTATCACGTGGGCGCGGTGCTACGAACAGTACGGTGAGATGGGCATGGACCTGGGCACCGGCGAAGTGCTCGACCTGCCCGCGCCGGAAGTGCAGGAACGGCTCGACAAGACCACTCCGGTCTGGCCCATCGCAAACGTGCACATCCCCGGCTACGACCGCAATCAGCTCATGGCCACGCACATGTCGAACCATATCGTGGTCGGTTACGGCAACATTCTGCCGGAACTCGCGGCAACGTGCTTGAACCTCGGGATCAAGACACGCATCGCCGGTGATGCGGGCAAGGAGCTCGCCTGA
- a CDS encoding aldose 1-epimerase family protein gives MQIYGKRYSVADLRRRVGNMDQIAGVRVVQLDDGNERPARAALIHTGSGLELTVVLDRALDIASAAFQGKAMGWRSTTGDVAPQYFEAEGIRWLRSYFGGLVTTCGLTNVGAPAPGLRTALTGEGLHGRIGNTPARNVSVVQEWQGDDYVLQVSGTMRETSVFGENLSLTRTVSTQLGAKRFFIHDVLTNESFKTTPFMLLYHCNIGWPVVDKGSELITPSRHVAPRDAAAQAGKEEWFRMDGPIHGYAEKCYYHDMVPASDGTVTAAIVNDGFARGEGFGVYVKYRKSEMPRFVEWKQMGEQDYVCGLEPATCGVEGKHIDRELGLLRELQPGERREFHLEFGAITETAEVKKLRAARAKVKTKIVDSYKQFVE, from the coding sequence ATGCAAATCTATGGCAAGCGGTATTCCGTGGCGGACCTGCGCCGCCGCGTCGGTAACATGGACCAGATCGCGGGCGTTCGCGTCGTGCAGCTCGACGACGGCAACGAACGGCCCGCGCGCGCAGCCTTGATCCACACGGGCAGCGGCCTGGAACTCACCGTGGTGCTCGATCGCGCGCTGGACATCGCTTCGGCGGCGTTTCAGGGCAAGGCGATGGGCTGGCGCTCGACCACCGGCGACGTGGCGCCGCAGTACTTCGAGGCGGAAGGCATCCGCTGGCTGCGCAGCTATTTTGGCGGTCTCGTGACCACGTGCGGGCTGACCAACGTGGGCGCGCCCGCGCCGGGCTTGCGCACGGCCCTGACGGGGGAGGGCCTGCACGGGCGAATCGGCAACACGCCCGCGCGCAACGTAAGCGTCGTGCAGGAGTGGCAGGGCGATGATTACGTGCTTCAGGTGTCCGGTACGATGCGCGAAACGAGCGTGTTCGGCGAGAACCTCTCCTTGACGAGAACCGTCTCGACCCAATTGGGCGCAAAACGGTTCTTTATTCATGACGTCCTGACGAATGAGAGTTTCAAGACGACGCCGTTCATGCTGCTGTACCACTGCAACATCGGTTGGCCCGTGGTGGATAAGGGCTCGGAACTCATTACGCCGAGCCGGCATGTCGCGCCGCGCGATGCGGCCGCGCAGGCGGGGAAAGAGGAGTGGTTCCGGATGGACGGCCCCATCCACGGCTATGCGGAGAAATGCTACTACCACGACATGGTCCCAGCAAGCGACGGGACCGTTACCGCGGCGATTGTGAACGACGGCTTCGCGCGCGGCGAGGGTTTCGGCGTGTACGTGAAGTACCGCAAGAGCGAGATGCCGCGCTTCGTCGAGTGGAAACAGATGGGCGAGCAGGACTACGTGTGCGGTCTCGAACCTGCGACCTGCGGCGTCGAGGGCAAGCACATCGACCGCGAACTGGGCCTCTTGCGGGAATTGCAGCCGGGCGAACGCCGCGAATTCCACCTCGAATTCGGCGCGATCACCGAGACCGCCGAGGTAAAAAAGCTGCGCGCCGCCCGCGCGAAGGTCAAAACCAAGATCGTCGACAGCTACAAGCAGTTTGTAGAGTAA
- a CDS encoding alkaline phosphatase family protein produces the protein MRLNSAVFSGFSWCVVALACATITNVAHHACAQPPGAKGRVIILGFDGVDPKITRQMIDAGELPNVAKLEGAGTFVPLASSNPPQSPTAWSNFATCRTPVNHGIFDFLRRNPANYFPAPGFGLTKQPDLAPDGALANPASYMNYRKGETFWKVASDQGARVKALVVPFAYPADDLTDACCQLCGLDVPDIRGTQSTYFAFSEDFAKPEPVAGGMRLPLKFEGDTATVPVPGIGIPGKRGQYAEVPVEVTADRAAKKAVIRVQEQTVTLAEGEWSPWMEWTFPLSPKYHVRAISRFHLMQGDAPVRIYMTCLQMHPREPMIPISEPPAYSAELADRYGLFKTIGWVYDTKALQKGDLTEDMFLEDVKRTMAWRRQLCLDEIDRGNFDLLVAAWTATDRVSHMFWRFRDPKHPLYTPEGAAKYGRAVEDTYQTMDGIIGDVMARLQPGDLLMVISDHGFHSFRTGFSVNTWLIRNGYLAVKGQTDPATAFTDEKYLQGFDWPRTRAYGLGLGMIFLNLRGREGQGIVAPEDAPALIEEIRGKLREVADPATGEKIFGQVYDLHGDQGESKIESPDIQLGYAEGYQTAKASAAGAAPKEILSPNDDKWSGEHASSDVADTPGVLFANQKVAENPTLLDIGVTALQYLGLQVPPVFEGKGLL, from the coding sequence ATGCGACTTAATTCCGCTGTGTTTTCAGGTTTTTCCTGGTGCGTTGTTGCCTTGGCGTGCGCCACAATAACGAATGTGGCGCACCACGCTTGCGCCCAGCCACCCGGCGCAAAGGGCCGCGTCATCATCCTCGGCTTTGACGGGGTAGACCCGAAGATCACGCGCCAGATGATCGATGCGGGCGAATTGCCGAACGTAGCGAAACTCGAAGGGGCGGGCACCTTCGTCCCGCTCGCGTCGAGCAATCCTCCGCAGTCGCCGACGGCGTGGTCGAACTTCGCCACGTGCCGCACCCCGGTCAATCATGGCATTTTTGATTTTCTGCGGCGCAACCCTGCCAACTACTTTCCCGCGCCGGGTTTTGGCCTCACGAAACAGCCGGACCTCGCCCCGGACGGCGCGCTGGCGAACCCTGCCTCGTATATGAACTATCGCAAGGGCGAAACCTTCTGGAAAGTCGCGAGCGACCAGGGCGCGCGCGTGAAAGCGCTGGTCGTGCCGTTCGCCTATCCCGCCGACGACCTGACCGATGCCTGCTGTCAATTGTGCGGACTGGACGTGCCCGATATCCGCGGCACTCAGAGCACCTATTTCGCTTTCTCCGAGGATTTCGCGAAGCCGGAGCCGGTCGCCGGAGGCATGCGTCTGCCGTTGAAATTTGAAGGCGACACGGCGACGGTGCCGGTTCCGGGCATCGGCATCCCGGGCAAGCGCGGGCAGTACGCCGAAGTCCCGGTCGAGGTAACGGCCGACCGGGCCGCAAAGAAGGCGGTGATTCGCGTGCAAGAGCAGACGGTCACGCTGGCCGAGGGCGAGTGGTCGCCCTGGATGGAATGGACGTTCCCGCTCTCGCCGAAGTACCACGTGCGGGCCATCAGCCGCTTCCATCTTATGCAGGGCGACGCGCCGGTGCGCATCTACATGACTTGTCTTCAGATGCACCCGCGCGAACCGATGATCCCGATCAGCGAGCCGCCAGCCTATTCCGCGGAACTCGCCGACCGCTATGGCCTTTTCAAGACGATCGGTTGGGTCTATGACACGAAGGCGCTGCAAAAAGGCGACCTGACGGAGGATATGTTCCTCGAAGACGTGAAGCGCACCATGGCCTGGCGCCGCCAGCTTTGTCTGGACGAGATCGACCGCGGCAATTTCGACTTGCTCGTTGCCGCATGGACGGCCACCGACCGCGTTTCGCACATGTTCTGGCGTTTCCGCGACCCGAAACACCCTTTGTACACGCCGGAAGGCGCCGCCAAGTACGGGCGCGCCGTCGAGGACACCTACCAGACCATGGACGGCATCATCGGCGACGTGATGGCGCGGCTCCAGCCCGGCGACCTGCTCATGGTCATATCGGACCACGGGTTCCACAGCTTCCGCACGGGATTCAGCGTTAATACCTGGCTCATTCGCAACGGCTACCTCGCCGTCAAGGGGCAGACCGACCCGGCAACCGCGTTCACGGACGAGAAATACCTGCAAGGCTTCGATTGGCCGCGTACGCGCGCCTATGGCCTCGGGCTGGGCATGATCTTTCTCAACCTGCGCGGACGCGAAGGCCAAGGCATTGTCGCGCCCGAGGACGCGCCCGCCCTGATCGAGGAAATCCGCGGCAAATTGCGGGAAGTCGCCGACCCGGCCACGGGCGAGAAGATTTTCGGCCAGGTCTATGACCTGCACGGCGACCAGGGCGAATCCAAGATCGAGTCACCGGATATCCAGTTGGGTTATGCGGAGGGTTATCAGACCGCGAAGGCTTCGGCGGCGGGCGCTGCCCCCAAAGAGATTCTTTCTCCGAACGACGACAAATGGAGCGGCGAGCACGCCAGTTCCGACGTAGCCGACACGCCCGGCGTCCTGTTCGCCAACCAGAAGGTAGCAGAGAACCCGACGTTACTCGATATCGGGGTCACGGCCCTGCAGTACCTCGGACTCCAAGTCCCGCCCGTGTTTGAAGGAAAAGGCCTGCTCTAG
- a CDS encoding endonuclease/exonuclease/phosphatase family protein, giving the protein MRKAMVWFSAVVLAGVACLFAVIICAAVFVNGRTGSETDIASSALLKSPPPRMTTPVELKVVTFNVQNLWVVGRNRAERMRAIGDLLTRIDPDVAGFQEVFAEEERGILIDALAGSRLRYHEYFPSATLGSGLLIMSAWPIKETLFHRYTASNEWFRLWEGDWWAGKGVALARIEHPAGIIDFYDTHAQANYGRAANREVRMQQMREAALFVNETRTNTGPAFFVGDFNCRPGNPEYDLLVRDIGLVHLMDDQKRIDNIFGIADPAYTFEMVAFAELERHNGRLLSDHNGYMSTVRVVPAAGAAPLEVARTDAAAAAASEADTTL; this is encoded by the coding sequence ATGCGCAAAGCGATGGTGTGGTTCAGCGCCGTGGTTCTGGCAGGCGTGGCCTGCCTGTTCGCCGTCATCATATGCGCGGCGGTTTTCGTGAATGGGCGCACCGGCTCGGAGACCGATATCGCCAGCAGTGCGTTGCTGAAGTCGCCTCCGCCGCGCATGACCACCCCCGTCGAACTGAAGGTGGTCACGTTCAACGTGCAGAACCTGTGGGTCGTCGGCCGGAACCGCGCGGAACGCATGCGCGCAATCGGGGACCTGCTCACCCGGATCGACCCCGATGTCGCAGGATTTCAAGAGGTCTTCGCCGAAGAAGAACGCGGGATCCTGATTGACGCTTTGGCGGGGTCGCGGCTGCGATACCACGAGTATTTCCCAAGCGCCACGCTCGGCAGCGGCCTTTTGATTATGAGTGCCTGGCCTATCAAAGAGACGCTCTTCCACCGCTACACCGCAAGCAACGAATGGTTCCGCCTCTGGGAAGGCGACTGGTGGGCGGGCAAGGGCGTCGCCCTGGCGCGAATCGAACATCCGGCAGGCATCATTGATTTCTATGATACCCACGCGCAGGCCAATTACGGCCGCGCGGCCAACAGGGAAGTGCGCATGCAACAGATGCGCGAGGCAGCCCTCTTCGTGAACGAGACCCGCACGAACACCGGCCCGGCGTTCTTCGTCGGCGATTTCAACTGCCGCCCGGGCAACCCGGAATACGACCTGCTGGTCCGCGACATCGGCCTGGTACACCTGATGGACGACCAGAAACGCATCGACAACATTTTCGGCATCGCCGACCCCGCGTACACATTCGAGATGGTCGCTTTCGCGGAGTTGGAACGGCATAACGGCCGGCTGCTGAGCGACCACAACGGCTACATGTCCACCGTCCGCGTTGTTCCCGCGGCTGGCGCGGCGCCGCTCGAGGTTGCCCGGACGGATGCTGCCGCAGCGGCCGCGAGCGAAGCTGACACAACCCTGTAA